Proteins from one Bacteroides zhangwenhongii genomic window:
- a CDS encoding glycosyltransferase family 2 protein: MMDSYIYIIDDLAFFLTGILFLYLFVLSTASHFKHITYPKAQKKYRCAILIRESSPLPDLYGKESPYEFITYSDLYQGINSLDKEHYDLALILPDTARTLSPQLLDKIYDAYDAGIQAIQLHTLVEGCKGFCFKFRVMRDEIKNSLYRAGNTQFGLSSNLLGTNMAIDLAWLQKNLKSSKTNIERKLLRQNIYIDYLPEAIVYCESYPTCPYRKRPRKMISYLLPSLLEGNWSFLNRIMQLLIPSPLKLCIFVGIYALLMTAYNWTSSFGWWSILFGLFIVYSLAIPDYLVEDKKKKKHSIWRKKHLSSELKKTPV, from the coding sequence GTGATGGACTCTTATATCTACATAATAGATGATCTGGCATTTTTCCTTACAGGGATTCTGTTTCTATACCTTTTTGTATTATCCACCGCTTCACATTTCAAACATATCACATACCCTAAAGCTCAAAAAAAATATCGCTGCGCCATCCTTATTCGTGAAAGCAGTCCCCTTCCCGATTTATATGGAAAAGAATCACCCTACGAATTCATCACATACAGCGATCTATATCAAGGTATCAACAGTTTAGACAAAGAACATTACGACTTGGCTCTTATCCTGCCTGATACCGCCCGTACTCTGTCCCCACAACTGTTGGACAAGATTTATGACGCTTATGATGCCGGAATACAGGCAATCCAGCTACATACACTCGTAGAAGGCTGCAAGGGATTTTGTTTCAAATTTCGAGTGATGCGTGATGAAATAAAAAACAGCCTGTACAGGGCAGGCAATACGCAATTCGGGTTATCATCCAATTTGCTTGGAACCAATATGGCTATTGATCTGGCATGGTTACAGAAAAACCTGAAAAGTTCCAAAACCAATATCGAACGGAAGTTACTTCGACAGAACATATATATCGACTATCTTCCGGAAGCCATTGTTTACTGCGAATCCTATCCGACCTGTCCTTATCGGAAGCGCCCCCGAAAAATGATCTCTTATTTGCTCCCCTCTCTATTAGAAGGTAACTGGAGTTTTCTTAATCGGATTATGCAGCTATTAATACCCTCTCCGCTGAAATTGTGCATCTTCGTCGGTATCTATGCTTTACTGATGACAGCATATAACTGGACTTCATCATTTGGCTGGTGGAGCATATTATTCGGTTTATTCATTGTATACAGTCTGGCGATTCCGGATTATCTGGTAGAAGACAAAAAGAAGAAAAAACACTCAATATGGAGAAAAAAACACTTAAGCAGCGAATTAAAGAAAACTCCGGTTTAA
- a CDS encoding DUF2023 family protein, whose amino-acid sequence MATERIIPGEIRIFLNHIYEFKKGVRNMVLYTMSKEHEEFAIRRLKNQKISYMIQEVGTNKINLFFGKAECMEAMRHIIIRPLNQLTAEEDFILGAMLGYDLCQQCKRYCSKKEGIKMAV is encoded by the coding sequence ATGGCAACTGAAAGAATCATCCCCGGCGAAATCCGAATTTTTCTTAATCATATTTATGAGTTTAAGAAAGGCGTACGCAACATGGTACTTTACACAATGAGTAAAGAGCACGAAGAATTTGCCATCCGCCGATTGAAAAATCAAAAGATCAGTTATATGATACAGGAAGTAGGTACCAATAAAATTAACCTGTTTTTTGGAAAGGCAGAATGTATGGAAGCCATGCGGCACATCATCATCCGTCCTTTAAACCAACTGACTGCCGAAGAAGATTTTATTTTAGGAGCTATGCTGGGATATGACCTTTGCCAGCAATGCAAACGATATTGCAGTAAAAAAGAAGGTATAAAGATGGCAGTTTAA
- a CDS encoding di-heme oxidoredictase family protein, which yields MNHFLKYSFSFFCLLACSACDDDGIDILDIEIPEGYALSAGTSTIFLNSSVAYDTPADWITGAYDVRFTRGDRLYDDVRTSNNGHGGGLGPVYAGYSCGSCHRNAGRTKPSLWTEGGSGSYGFSSMLVYISRKNGAFFQDYGRVLHDQAIYGVQPEGKLSVEYTYETFSFPDGEAYTLCKPNYTISEWYAEEIKPEDLFCTVRIPLRHVGMGQMMALDPVEIEALAAKSNYPEYGISGRCNYITERGVRSLGLSGNKAQHADLTVELGFSSDMGVTNSRYPEEICEGQIQVNQGSMMGLSYDQLDVSTEEMENVDLYMQSLGVPARRNVNDPQVIKGEQNFYKAKCHLCHVTTLHTKTRGSVLLNNTQLPWLGGQTIHPYSDYLLHDMGSEIMGVGLNDNYVSGLARGNEWRTTPLWGIGLQEKVNGHTYFLHDGRARNLTEAIMWHGGEGEASKNLFKNMSKEDRDALIAFLNSL from the coding sequence ATGAATCACTTTCTAAAATATTCATTCTCTTTCTTTTGCCTGTTGGCATGCTCTGCCTGTGATGATGACGGAATTGACATATTGGATATCGAGATTCCGGAGGGCTATGCTCTATCAGCCGGAACATCAACTATTTTCTTGAATTCGTCTGTTGCTTATGACACACCTGCAGATTGGATAACAGGAGCATACGATGTACGTTTCACCCGAGGTGACAGGCTATATGACGATGTACGTACAAGTAACAACGGTCATGGCGGCGGACTTGGCCCCGTTTATGCCGGTTATTCGTGCGGCAGTTGCCACCGGAATGCGGGACGTACTAAACCCTCTTTATGGACAGAGGGTGGATCGGGCAGCTATGGATTCTCTTCCATGCTAGTCTACATATCCCGTAAAAACGGAGCTTTCTTTCAAGATTATGGACGTGTGCTTCATGACCAGGCAATCTATGGAGTACAACCGGAAGGCAAACTGTCTGTGGAATACACTTACGAGACATTTTCCTTCCCTGATGGAGAAGCCTACACGCTTTGCAAACCCAATTATACTATATCTGAATGGTATGCCGAAGAAATCAAACCGGAAGATTTGTTTTGTACCGTACGTATTCCATTACGCCATGTAGGCATGGGGCAAATGATGGCACTAGATCCTGTTGAAATTGAAGCACTTGCAGCAAAAAGTAATTATCCCGAATATGGAATCAGCGGACGATGTAATTACATCACCGAACGCGGAGTGAGAAGTCTGGGATTGTCCGGCAACAAAGCTCAACATGCCGATTTAACTGTAGAATTGGGATTCTCCAGTGATATGGGCGTTACCAACAGCCGCTATCCGGAAGAAATCTGTGAAGGACAAATACAAGTAAACCAAGGTAGCATGATGGGGCTTTCTTACGACCAACTGGATGTCAGCACAGAAGAGATGGAAAACGTAGATCTCTATATGCAAAGTCTTGGTGTTCCCGCCCGGCGTAATGTAAACGACCCGCAAGTAATCAAAGGGGAACAGAACTTCTATAAAGCCAAATGTCATCTCTGTCATGTGACCACTTTACACACTAAAACACGTGGTAGTGTTTTATTAAATAATACTCAACTCCCGTGGTTAGGCGGTCAAACGATTCACCCTTATTCTGATTATCTATTACATGATATGGGTTCTGAAATTATGGGAGTCGGACTGAACGACAACTATGTAAGCGGGCTGGCACGTGGAAACGAATGGCGTACTACCCCTCTTTGGGGAATCGGCTTACAAGAAAAGGTCAACGGACATACTTATTTCTTGCATGACGGACGTGCCCGCAATCTGACAGAAGCCATCATGTGGCATGGCGGAGAAGGAGAAGCATCAAAGAACTTATTTAAGAATATGAGTAAGGAAGACCGGGATGCGCTGATTGCATTTTTAAATTCACTTTAA
- the fldA gene encoding flavodoxin FldA — MNKIGVFYGSTTGTTEDLARRIAEKLDVPSADVFDVSKLTEALVNEYDVLVLGSSTWGAGELQDDWYDGVKVLKKCDLSHKSVALFGCGDSDSYSDTFCDAIGILYEDLKDTHCKFCGATDTAGYTFDSSIAVVDGKFVGLPLDEVNEDSKTDERISAWAEQVKQEIS, encoded by the coding sequence ATGAATAAAATTGGTGTATTTTATGGTTCCACAACCGGAACAACAGAAGACCTTGCCCGTCGAATTGCAGAGAAATTAGATGTACCATCGGCAGATGTATTTGATGTATCCAAGCTAACAGAGGCATTAGTCAATGAATATGACGTATTGGTGCTCGGCTCTTCCACATGGGGAGCAGGCGAACTTCAAGACGACTGGTACGATGGAGTAAAAGTTTTAAAGAAGTGTGATTTATCCCACAAATCTGTAGCCCTGTTCGGTTGCGGCGACTCTGACTCGTATAGCGACACATTCTGTGACGCAATAGGTATTCTTTATGAAGATCTGAAAGATACCCACTGCAAATTCTGTGGAGCAACAGATACTGCAGGCTATACCTTCGATTCTTCCATTGCCGTCGTAGACGGTAAGTTTGTAGGTCTTCCACTTGACGAAGTCAACGAAGATAGCAAAACAGACGAACGTATCAGCGCATGGGCCGAACAAGTGAAACAAGAAATTAGCTAA
- a CDS encoding response regulator transcription factor has translation MKNNEVIRIAIAETSVIIRGGLTAALKRLPNVKVQPIELLSIEALHDCVRTQCPDMLIVNPAFGDYFDVGKFREETSGKKIRVIALVTSFVDASLLSKYDESISIFDDLERLSKKISGLLNVPSEEEELESQDALSQREKEIVICVVKGMTNKEIAEKLFLSIHTVITHRRNISKKLQIHSAAGLTIYAIVNKLVTLNDVKDL, from the coding sequence ATGAAAAATAATGAAGTTATCCGGATTGCAATTGCTGAGACTTCTGTAATCATCCGTGGCGGACTGACTGCTGCGTTGAAGCGTCTTCCTAATGTGAAAGTGCAACCTATAGAGTTGCTTTCTATCGAGGCTCTGCATGACTGCGTCCGGACGCAGTGTCCTGATATGCTGATTGTCAATCCGGCTTTCGGTGATTATTTCGATGTAGGTAAGTTTCGAGAGGAAACGTCCGGTAAGAAGATACGGGTGATAGCATTGGTCACTTCTTTTGTAGATGCCTCCTTGTTGAGCAAATATGATGAGTCTATTTCTATATTTGATGATTTGGAGAGATTGTCTAAGAAAATCTCCGGTTTGCTGAATGTACCTTCTGAGGAAGAAGAATTGGAAAGTCAGGATGCGCTCAGCCAGCGGGAAAAGGAAATCGTCATCTGTGTGGTAAAAGGAATGACAAATAAAGAAATAGCGGAAAAGTTGTTTTTATCTATTCATACGGTTATCACGCATCGGAGAAATATTAGCAAAAAATTGCAAATACATAGTGCGGCAGGTTTGACTATTTATGCTATTGTAAATAAGCTGGTTACGCTGAATGATGTGAAAGATTTATAG
- a CDS encoding acyltransferase, which yields MEKKTLKQRIKENSGLKQAVHRFIMHPVKTRPNWWIRIFGYVYLKRGKGSVIYRSVRKDLPPFNRFSLGRYSVVEDFSCLNNAVGDLTIGDYTRIGLRNTIIGPAAIGNHVNLAQNVTVTGLNHNYENVEKRIDEQGVSTQAVLIEDDVWVGANSVILPGVTLGKHCVVAAGSIVTHSVPPYSICAGCPAKVIKSYDFETNEWKKVEKSAINNHK from the coding sequence ATGGAGAAAAAAACACTTAAGCAGCGAATTAAAGAAAACTCCGGTTTAAAACAGGCCGTTCACCGATTCATCATGCATCCTGTCAAAACGCGTCCTAACTGGTGGATACGTATCTTCGGTTACGTATATCTTAAACGAGGTAAAGGCTCCGTGATTTATCGAAGCGTTCGCAAAGATCTCCCTCCCTTCAACCGATTTTCTTTAGGAAGATATTCCGTTGTTGAGGATTTTTCCTGCCTCAACAATGCAGTAGGCGACCTGACTATCGGAGATTATACACGAATCGGATTAAGAAATACAATCATTGGTCCGGCCGCTATCGGCAACCACGTCAACCTTGCTCAGAATGTAACCGTCACAGGACTCAATCATAATTATGAGAATGTGGAAAAGAGAATTGACGAACAGGGTGTCAGCACACAAGCGGTTCTTATTGAGGATGATGTATGGGTAGGCGCCAATTCAGTCATTCTCCCGGGAGTGACTTTAGGAAAACATTGTGTTGTAGCTGCCGGAAGTATAGTCACTCATTCCGTCCCTCCCTATTCGATATGTGCCGGTTGCCCCGCAAAAGTTATCAAATCATATGATTTTGAAACAAATGAATGGAAAAAAGTAGAAAAATCAGCCATCAATAACCATAAATAA
- a CDS encoding hemerythrin domain-containing protein encodes MDNLQKYKPTDKMIDLISDNYSLLQVMSRFGLSLGFGDKTVKEVCELNGVDCRTFLIVVNFMAEGFSRLDGDKDDISIPALIDYLRQAHIYFLDFSLPAIRRKLIEAIDCSQDDVAFLILKFFDEYTREVRKHMDYEEKTVFKYVDALIAGNAPKNYQISTFSKHHDQVGEKLTELKNIIIKYCPAKANENLLNAALFDIYACEEGLESHCKVEDYIFVPAILNLERRMMENEK; translated from the coding sequence ATGGATAATTTACAAAAATATAAGCCGACTGATAAGATGATTGACCTTATCAGTGACAATTATTCCTTGTTACAGGTAATGAGCCGTTTCGGGCTTTCGTTAGGGTTTGGAGATAAAACGGTAAAGGAGGTTTGCGAGCTGAATGGAGTAGATTGCCGTACTTTCCTGATTGTAGTTAATTTTATGGCTGAGGGTTTTTCTCGGTTAGATGGAGACAAAGATGATATTTCCATCCCTGCATTGATTGATTATCTGCGGCAGGCACACATCTATTTTCTTGATTTTTCTCTTCCCGCCATCCGGCGCAAATTGATTGAAGCCATTGACTGCTCGCAGGACGATGTTGCTTTCCTTATTCTGAAGTTTTTTGATGAATATACCCGTGAAGTGCGTAAACATATGGATTATGAAGAGAAAACCGTATTTAAGTATGTAGATGCGCTTATAGCAGGAAATGCCCCGAAAAACTACCAGATCAGTACATTCTCCAAACATCACGACCAGGTGGGAGAGAAGTTGACCGAACTGAAGAATATCATTATTAAATATTGTCCGGCCAAAGCCAATGAGAATCTTCTGAATGCGGCGCTTTTTGATATTTATGCTTGTGAGGAGGGGCTGGAATCTCATTGCAAGGTAGAGGACTATATTTTTGTTCCTGCTATTCTGAACCTGGAAAGGAGGATGATGGAAAATGAAAAATAA
- a CDS encoding phosphoribosylaminoimidazolecarboxamide formyltransferase, with protein sequence MANELELKYGCNPNQKPARIFMKEGELPIEVLNGRPGYINLLDAFNSWQLVKELKEATGLPAAASFKHVSPAGAAVAVEMSDTLKKIYFVDDMKLSPLATAYARARGADRMSSYGDFIALSDTCDEETARIINREVSDGVIAPDYTPEALEILKNKRKGTYNVIKIDPAYRPAPIEHKDVFGVTFEQGRNELKIDESLLKEMPTQNKEIPADAKRDLIIALITLKYTQSNSVCYAKDGQAIGIGAGQQSRIHCTRLAGNKADIWYLRQHPKVMNLPWIEKIRRADRDNTIDVYISEDYDDVLADGIWQQFFTEKPEILTREEKRAWLDTMTGVALGSDAFFPFGDNIERAHKSGVSYIAQPGGSVRDDHVIGTCDKYNMAMAFTGIRLFHH encoded by the coding sequence ATGGCAAACGAACTCGAACTGAAATACGGCTGCAACCCTAATCAAAAGCCTGCCCGTATCTTCATGAAAGAAGGCGAACTCCCCATCGAAGTATTGAATGGACGTCCCGGTTATATCAATCTATTGGATGCATTCAACAGTTGGCAACTTGTAAAAGAACTGAAAGAAGCTACCGGACTGCCGGCTGCCGCGTCTTTCAAACATGTCAGCCCTGCAGGTGCTGCTGTTGCGGTAGAAATGAGCGACACGCTGAAGAAGATTTATTTTGTCGATGACATGAAACTATCTCCATTGGCTACAGCATACGCCCGTGCACGTGGAGCAGACCGTATGTCGTCTTACGGAGACTTTATCGCATTGTCCGACACTTGTGACGAAGAAACAGCACGCATCATCAACCGTGAAGTATCCGACGGAGTCATTGCTCCTGACTACACTCCCGAAGCACTGGAGATTCTAAAGAATAAAAGAAAAGGAACCTATAATGTAATAAAGATAGATCCTGCATACCGCCCGGCTCCTATCGAACATAAAGATGTATTCGGAGTAACTTTCGAACAAGGAAGAAACGAATTGAAGATCGATGAAAGTCTTTTGAAAGAGATGCCTACGCAGAACAAGGAAATCCCGGCTGATGCAAAACGCGACTTAATCATTGCCTTAATCACTTTAAAATATACACAATCCAATTCTGTATGTTATGCCAAAGACGGACAGGCAATCGGTATTGGCGCAGGCCAACAGTCACGTATTCACTGTACGCGCCTGGCAGGAAATAAAGCAGATATCTGGTATTTACGCCAACACCCGAAAGTGATGAACTTGCCGTGGATTGAAAAAATCCGTCGTGCAGACCGTGATAACACGATTGACGTTTACATTTCGGAAGATTATGACGACGTACTGGCAGACGGTATCTGGCAACAGTTCTTCACTGAAAAGCCTGAAATACTGACACGCGAAGAAAAACGGGCATGGTTGGATACGATGACAGGCGTAGCTTTAGGATCGGATGCATTCTTCCCATTCGGAGATAATATAGAACGCGCACACAAGAGTGGCGTCAGCTATATTGCACAACCGGGCGGGTCAGTACGTGACGATCATGTGATTGGAACTTGCGACAAATACAATATGGCAATGGCATTTACAGGCATCCGCTTGTTCCACCATTAA
- a CDS encoding porin, with protein MKRFIIIAMLTAIMPLAAMAQHEEDTENGVVSLAGREGFTIETKKGDFVFKPYLLVQTSANFNWYDDEGLDKAYNQDNIANSGFSVPYAVLGFTGKAFDKVSFNLSINAAASGGALLQQAWFDVQLKKQFAIRVGKFKTPFSHAYLTTLGETLLPSLPVSLTAPVILPYSLNAVTPNIGTGFDLGVEIHGLVADKFGYEIGLFNGTGAAVNTATKTFSDDWHIPSLLYAGRFTYMPKGVMPATQGNPNRLNEDKIMFGISTSINVESENESTNDYRAGLEFAMLKNKLYLGAEVYYMNVGFTKRQKISESYNYLGGYVQGGYFVAPRLQAAARYDFFNRNGMDTNGFLNMPAVGMNYFFKNCNLKLQAMYQYIARKGHDTQLDRDNDDLGLAVHSASILLQYTF; from the coding sequence ATGAAGAGATTTATAATCATTGCCATGCTGACTGCCATAATGCCTTTGGCCGCTATGGCACAACATGAAGAAGATACAGAAAATGGTGTAGTATCATTAGCTGGAAGAGAAGGATTCACTATCGAAACCAAGAAAGGAGATTTTGTATTCAAACCTTATCTGCTCGTACAGACCAGTGCAAACTTCAATTGGTACGACGATGAAGGACTGGATAAAGCATACAATCAAGATAACATAGCCAACTCCGGATTTTCAGTTCCTTACGCCGTACTCGGATTCACCGGAAAGGCTTTCGATAAAGTATCTTTCAACCTTTCCATAAATGCGGCAGCCAGCGGAGGCGCATTACTTCAACAAGCCTGGTTTGATGTTCAACTGAAAAAGCAGTTTGCCATCCGGGTCGGTAAATTCAAAACTCCGTTTTCACATGCCTACCTGACAACACTGGGAGAAACATTGTTACCTAGTTTGCCAGTATCACTGACTGCTCCCGTTATCCTCCCCTATTCTTTGAATGCGGTAACACCCAATATTGGCACCGGATTCGATTTAGGTGTAGAGATTCACGGTTTGGTAGCTGATAAATTCGGGTATGAAATCGGTTTATTCAACGGTACGGGTGCAGCGGTAAATACAGCAACAAAAACATTTAGTGATGACTGGCACATTCCGTCTTTACTGTACGCCGGACGTTTCACCTATATGCCTAAAGGAGTGATGCCCGCTACACAGGGAAATCCGAACAGGCTGAATGAAGACAAAATTATGTTTGGTATTTCTACCTCTATCAATGTAGAAAGTGAAAATGAAAGTACCAATGATTATCGTGCCGGATTGGAGTTTGCAATGCTAAAGAACAAACTTTACCTGGGTGCTGAAGTCTATTATATGAATGTTGGCTTCACAAAAAGACAAAAGATTTCCGAGTCATATAATTACTTGGGCGGCTATGTACAAGGTGGTTACTTCGTTGCCCCCCGTCTGCAAGCAGCTGCACGCTATGATTTCTTCAACCGTAACGGAATGGACACCAATGGTTTTCTAAATATGCCAGCCGTGGGTATGAACTATTTTTTCAAGAACTGTAATCTGAAGTTACAAGCGATGTACCAGTATATTGCCCGTAAAGGTCATGATACCCAACTTGATCGGGATAACGACGATTTAGGTTTGGCAGTACATTCGGCCAGTATTCTACTTCAGTATACATTCTAA
- a CDS encoding Rid family hydrolase, with translation MNNKKQQNIKSEKTLTEIFKYNAGGEASEYHIIIHSTKPEDTYEEQLNAVLNTYDYLLTQELKGAVAILKRYFLSDAANQADTLLALTTEGSDCALSIVEQPPLDGTKIALWVYLLTDVQTQVLHNGLFEVKHSAYRHFWGGSAFNRAANSEYQTRLLLNDYVMQLMEQSCKLADNCIRTWFFVQNVDVNYAGVVKARNEVFVTQNLTEKTHYISSTGIDGRHADPKVLVQMDTYAVAGLQPEQIHFLYAPTHLNPTYEYGVSFERGTYVDYGDRRQVFISGTASINNKGEVVYPGNIRKQTERMWENVETLLKEADCTFEDLGQIIVYLRDIADYTVVKAMYDKRFPHTPKVFVHAPVCRPGWLIEMECMGVKECKNKEYAPF, from the coding sequence ATGAACAACAAAAAACAACAGAATATTAAGTCTGAAAAGACGCTAACAGAGATTTTTAAATATAATGCAGGAGGAGAAGCTTCAGAGTATCATATTATCATTCATTCTACTAAACCGGAAGATACATACGAAGAACAGCTGAATGCAGTATTAAACACCTACGACTATTTACTTACCCAAGAATTGAAAGGAGCAGTTGCCATCCTCAAACGTTATTTCCTTAGTGACGCTGCCAATCAGGCAGATACACTACTGGCATTGACAACCGAAGGTTCGGACTGCGCACTTTCCATTGTGGAACAGCCCCCGCTGGACGGAACAAAAATTGCCTTATGGGTTTACCTGTTGACAGATGTACAGACACAAGTCTTACATAACGGGCTTTTTGAGGTGAAACACAGTGCCTATCGCCACTTCTGGGGCGGTAGTGCATTCAATCGTGCCGCCAATTCGGAATACCAGACCCGTCTATTATTGAACGACTATGTGATGCAACTCATGGAACAAAGTTGTAAACTGGCAGACAATTGTATCCGCACATGGTTTTTCGTGCAAAATGTAGATGTGAATTATGCCGGAGTAGTGAAAGCACGTAATGAAGTTTTCGTCACCCAAAACCTGACAGAAAAAACACATTATATTTCCAGCACAGGCATCGACGGCCGGCATGCCGACCCGAAAGTACTAGTACAAATGGATACTTACGCCGTAGCAGGACTGCAACCGGAACAGATTCATTTCCTCTATGCTCCTACCCATCTGAACCCAACTTATGAATATGGAGTAAGCTTTGAACGTGGCACGTATGTAGATTATGGAGACCGCCGACAGGTATTTATTTCAGGAACGGCAAGTATCAACAACAAAGGCGAAGTGGTATATCCCGGCAACATCCGCAAACAGACAGAACGAATGTGGGAGAATGTGGAAACCCTGCTGAAAGAAGCGGACTGCACGTTTGAAGATTTGGGACAAATAATTGTATATCTGCGTGACATAGCCGACTATACAGTTGTTAAAGCAATGTATGACAAACGTTTCCCACATACTCCCAAAGTATTTGTTCATGCTCCGGTATGCCGTCCCGGATGGTTGATTGAGATGGAATGTATGGGAGTGAAAGAATGTAAGAACAAGGAATACGCTCCATTTTAA
- a CDS encoding imelysin family protein, producing the protein MMKTKFFYVAALILGLAFTTTSCSSDDDNPTVDPANIDYTPENASSWHNYMRNVAALLKTDATNLYNAWNSSYKGGESYASLFKAHSASPYASALSCVEEIVDKCAEIANEVGTAKIGDPYNLYKAGNTEEALYAVESWYSWHSRDDYTNNIYSIRNAYYGSLDGNINANSLSTVIAGANSSLDTKIKNAIQKAAKAIQDIPQPFRNHIPSNETVAAMDACADLESILKNDLKSYIANNSNNINTDAVLNPVVTQYVDAVVVPTYKSLKEKNDALYNAVIALADNPSNSAFETACDAWITAREPWEKSEAFLFGPVDEMGLDPNMDSWPLDQNAIVQILNSQSWSDLEWSEGDDEAAVESAQNVRGFHTLEFLLYKNGEPRKVQ; encoded by the coding sequence ATGATGAAAACAAAATTCTTTTATGTCGCAGCCCTAATATTGGGATTAGCATTCACAACAACTTCTTGCAGCAGTGATGATGACAACCCAACAGTAGATCCTGCTAATATTGATTACACTCCTGAAAATGCATCAAGCTGGCATAACTACATGAGAAATGTAGCAGCACTTCTAAAAACAGATGCAACCAATCTCTACAACGCATGGAATTCAAGCTATAAAGGAGGTGAAAGCTATGCTTCCCTGTTCAAGGCTCATAGTGCCTCTCCTTACGCAAGCGCCTTGAGCTGTGTGGAAGAAATCGTGGATAAATGCGCGGAAATTGCCAATGAAGTCGGTACAGCCAAAATTGGTGACCCATACAACTTGTATAAAGCCGGAAATACTGAAGAAGCATTATATGCTGTGGAATCCTGGTACAGCTGGCATTCTCGTGATGACTATACCAATAACATTTATTCCATCCGGAATGCATATTACGGTTCTTTAGACGGTAATATAAATGCTAATTCTTTATCTACTGTTATCGCCGGTGCTAATTCATCATTAGATACCAAGATAAAGAATGCTATCCAAAAAGCGGCAAAAGCCATTCAGGATATTCCGCAACCTTTCCGTAATCATATTCCCAGTAACGAAACGGTAGCAGCTATGGATGCTTGTGCAGATCTGGAAAGTATACTGAAGAATGACTTAAAATCCTATATTGCAAATAATAGCAACAATATCAATACGGACGCAGTACTTAATCCTGTAGTAACACAATATGTAGATGCAGTAGTAGTGCCTACCTACAAAAGTTTGAAAGAAAAAAATGACGCTCTCTACAATGCAGTAATAGCCCTTGCAGACAATCCGTCAAATAGTGCTTTTGAAACAGCTTGTGATGCTTGGATCACAGCTCGTGAACCATGGGAAAAGAGCGAAGCTTTCTTATTCGGTCCGGTAGACGAAATGGGACTTGATCCTAACATGGACAGCTGGCCTTTGGATCAGAATGCTATTGTACAAATACTGAATTCTCAAAGTTGGAGTGATCTCGAATGGAGTGAAGGTGATGATGAAGCTGCTGTCGAATCGGCACAAAATGTACGCGGTTTCCACACATTGGAATTCCTTCTCTACAAAAACGGTGAACCACGTAAAGTACAATAA